The genomic segment GACGAGATCTGCTGGCTGGATGCCGCGAGCGCGACGGCGCCGGAGCGCGCGCTGCTCGCGCTCCTCGATGCGCTGCGCCTCGCGCTGAACCGCGAGCTCTTCCTCGGTCTCGCGGAGCTGGAGGCGCACTTCGCTCGTTATGCCCCTGGCGCCGGCTACGCGCGCCATCTCGATCGCTTCCGCGACGACGACGCGCGCGCGATCTCGCTCGTGCTCTACCTGAACGACGCTTGGCGCGACGAGGACGGCGGCGCGCTGCGCATCTTCGCGAGTGCGGGCGCACAGGAGCCCGCGTGCGAAGTGCTTCCGCGCGGCGGCACGCTCGTCGCGATGCGCAGCGACGCGATCGCGCACGAAGTCGCGCCGGCGCGCGCGGAGCGCTGGAGCATCGCGGGCTGGCTGCGCAGGCGCGAAGTCGCGCGATAGCCTGCGCGCCCTCGGAGGCAGACATGGCGCGCGTGCTCGCGTTCTCAGGCAGTGGCCGCGGCGATTCGTTCAACAAGAAGCTGCTCGCGCTCGCAGCGCGCGGCGCGAGCGAAGCGGGAGCGTCCGTAAC from the Deltaproteobacteria bacterium genome contains:
- a CDS encoding 2OG-Fe(II) oxygenase, with the protein product MDDARASEVQEEICAALASRGFAIAQVFLSREEVLALREGGERRRAAGEFHAARIGRGASAQREAAVRGDEICWLDAASATAPERALLALLDALRLALNRELFLGLAELEAHFARYAPGAGYARHLDRFRDDDARAISLVLYLNDAWRDEDGGALRIFASAGAQEPACEVLPRGGTLVAMRSDAIAHEVAPARAERWSIAGWLRRREVAR